The Microcebus murinus isolate Inina chromosome 4, M.murinus_Inina_mat1.0, whole genome shotgun sequence genome has a segment encoding these proteins:
- the ARMC6 gene encoding armadillo repeat-containing protein 6, whose amino-acid sequence MASRCITQETFDAAVLENIEEFAMGPEEAVKEAVEQFESQGVDLRNIVKMAPKVSADGLQEPAHGILQALDDLQESVACSRPQEALAHLTRFCDQCKQDKACRFLAAQKGAYPIILSAWKLAAAGDQALLLQALNALSALTDGQPDLLDAQGLQMLVATLAQHAGAADLTCSGIRCVRHACLRHERNRQGLVEAGVLPLLTGAIARHGRHADVVREACWALRIMTFDDDIRVPFGHAHDHAKMIVQENRGLKVLIEAARAFPDNPGVLSELCSTLSRLAVRNEFCQEIVDLGGLGVLVALLANCNDHQDLVKQVLSALRAIAGNDDVKDAIVRAGGTESIVATMTQHLASPQVCEQSCAALCVLALRKPENSRVIMEGGGALAALQAMRAHPQEAGVQKQACMLIRNLVARSQAFSKPILELGAEALITQARAAHRDCEDVAKAALRDLGCRVELQELWTGQKGDLAP is encoded by the exons ATGGCCTCCAGGTGTATCACCCAGGAGACCTTCGATGCAGCTGTGCTCGAGAACATCGAGGAGTTCGCCATGGGGCCGGAAGAGGCAGTGAAGGAAGCCGTGGAGCAGTTTGAATCGCAAG GGGTCGATCTGAGGAACATCGTGAAGATGGCACCTAAAGTCTCCGCAGATGGACTCCAGGAGCCCGCGCACGGCATCCTGCAG GCCCTGGACGACCTCCAAGAGTCTGTGGCCTGCTCTCGCCCCCAGGAGGCGCTGGCCCACCTCACCCGCTTCTGCGACCAGTGCAAGCAGGACAAGGCCTGCCGCTTCCTGGCGGCCCAGAAGGGCGCCTACCCCATCATCCTCTCCGCCTGGAAGCTCGCTGCAGCGGGTGACCAGGCCCTCCTGCTCCAGGCCCTCAACGCCCTGTCCGCACTCACCGATGGCCAGCCAGACCTCCTGGACGCCCAGGGCCTGCAGATGCTGGTGGCCACCCTGGCCCAGCACGCCGGCGCGGCCGACCTGACCTGCTCCGGCATCCGCTGCGTGCGCCACGCCTGCCTGAGGCACGAACGGAACCGGCAGGGCCTGGTGGAGGCCGGCGTGCTGCCCCTGCTGACCGGCGCCATCGCCCGGCACGGCCGCCACGCCGACGTGGTCCGGGAGGCCTGCTGGGCCCTGCGCATCATGACCTTCGACGATGACATCCGTGTGCCCTTCGGCCACGCCCACGACCATGCCAAGATGATTGTGCAGGAGAACAGAGGTCTGAAGGTGCTCATCGAGGCCGCCAGAG CCTTCCCCGACAACCCCGGCGTCCTCAGCGAGCTCTGCAGCACCCTGTCCCGCCTGGCTGTCCGCAACGAGTTCTGCCAGGAGATCGTCGACCTCGGGGGCCTGGGCGTCCTGGTGGCCCTGCTGGCCAACTGCAATGACCACCAG GACCTCGTGAAGCAAGTGCTGAGCGCCCTGCGCGCCATCGCGGGCAACGACGACGTGAAGGACGCCATCGTCCGTGCTGGCGGGACGGAGTCCATTGTGGCCACCATGACCCAGCACCTGGCCAGCCCGCAG GTGTGCGAGCAGAGCTGCGCGGCCCTGTGCGTCCTGGCCCTGCGCAAGCCGGAGAACAGCCGGGTGATCATGGAGGGCGGCGGGGCGCTGGCAGCCCTGCAGGCCATGAGGGCGCACCCACAGGAGGCCGGCGTGCAG AAACAGGCCTGCATGCTGATCCGCAACCTGGTAGCTCGCAGCCAGGCCTTCTCAAAGCCCATCCTGGAGCTGGGGGCCGAGGCGCTCATCACACAGGCCCGAGCAGCCCACCGCGACTGCGAGGACGTGGCCAAGGCCGCCCTGCGGGACCTGGGCTGCCGTGTCGAGCTCCAAGAGCTGTGGACAGGCCAGAAGGGTGACCTGGCACCGTGA